Part of the Pseudomonas sp. ADAK13 genome is shown below.
TCACTCAGCTTTTTGAACCCATGAGTACGCGGATCAAACTCGGGCCGCAGCTTTGTTATGTTCGCGCCCAGCGTTCCTAAGTTAGCCCACCCGTCTTCGTCAGCGATGTCGTCCAAGATTTTGACGATGAATCGTATAGGTACCTTGGGTCGTTTGCGTGCCTGGGAAGCCGCTGCCGATTTACCCGCTTCAGACTCGGCCTGGCCACCTTCATTGCCAGCCACCAAGACATCCTCACGCAGCAACTCTGTGTAGATGAATTTATCGCACGCAGCCACGAATGGTTTGGGTGTTTTCTCTTCGCCAAAGCCATAGACCGTCAGACCCTCCTCACGCAATCGGGTCGCTAATCGAGTGAAGTCGCTGTCGCTCGACACAAGGCAGAAACCGTCGAAGCGACGGGTATACAGCAAATCCATAGCATCGATAATCAGCGAACTATCCGTAGCGTTCTTTCCTTTGGTATACGCAAATTGCTGTATTGGCTGGATGGAATAGTCGAGGAGCACTTTCTTCCAGCTCCCTAACTGAGGAACGGTCCAGTCACCGTATATACGTTTTACGCTAGCAGTTCCGTATTTTGCTATCTCCTCGAACAAGCCTTCGACGATAGCAGCAGGCGCGTTATCGGCGTCAATTAGGACAGCTAGGTGCTTTTGGGAGTAATTAACTAACTGAGTTGCCATTGTTCGTCCTTGAAAATACTCACAGTATCCAGGTGCGTCCTGAGTGCCTCACAACTTATGCGAAGAGCCCTGCGCGGGGCTGGGCTATGTCTCATTGCTGGCGGACTTCTAAAATCGTCGCGCCGGGATACTTAGCGAGTATTTTCCGTTCAGCCTCCCGCTGATCCACCCCGTTCTGAAGCACATTGCTCATTCCGGAACCGTTGCTCGCTTTCAACTTGAACACAAATGTCTTCACTGCTGCCACGTTGCGACTCCTTCGCTTTGATTGAAAACCGACGATAGCACTTTGCCTGGCCAGGCATCCAGCGTGGATGGAATGCCAGTAACTCGCCTGACGATTGCCGTAGTAGCGTTGCGCCTTCAATTACCAAGGAATGGCCATGTCAGTCAGAAGTCTCGTGAAAAATCTACCAGCAGACCCGGATATGCCTGGATGGGTGCTGGGATGGGCAGTGGGTCGTAATGATCCATGGAGCTTTGTTGACATCTACGCCGACAAAAATGTCGCAGAGATCGAGGCTGAGCGCCTAGGTGACGGCCACACTGTGAAGTATGGGTCGCACAGGCTAGGAACCGATGAGTTTATGGGTGGCGGGGAAGATCCTAGATAGCGACCGCTTGCGCCAAACCAAAATCAATTCTGCCAGGCCCTAATACAAGCGCCGCTTGAAGCCCTGACTTGCCACAGTAGCTGCGGCTGTAGCCACCTTTGCTCTGGCACTTGCCGGAGAATTTCACGCGATCCATCTCGACACCGCCATCAAGAATGGCGACTTCGGCTTCAGCGCCGCAGATACCGACGTCAGTGATGGTGAAGAGGTCGTGAATGGTCAGCATGTAGCGTTGTATGATTTGCATGTAGCCCTCCGAGCTTAAATCATCGGCGTTGATAAAGGACTGTCTGGCACGCAGACATAAGGAACCTCGTGATGGACCCTCGACTTGTAGTTCAAAGAAACTTCCCGC
Proteins encoded:
- a CDS encoding NYN domain-containing protein, whose protein sequence is MATQLVNYSQKHLAVLIDADNAPAAIVEGLFEEIAKYGTASVKRIYGDWTVPQLGSWKKVLLDYSIQPIQQFAYTKGKNATDSSLIIDAMDLLYTRRFDGFCLVSSDSDFTRLATRLREEGLTVYGFGEEKTPKPFVAACDKFIYTELLREDVLVAGNEGGQAESEAGKSAAASQARKRPKVPIRFIVKILDDIADEDGWANLGTLGANITKLRPEFDPRTHGFKKLSDLIKGHPQAFELQARPVAGGTAVMYARHK